From a single Oxalobacter vibrioformis genomic region:
- a CDS encoding acetate/propionate family kinase, whose protein sequence is MTHTTPAPALRYFAVINAGSSSYKFSLFEEMRDGRLERHTFGEIEGVGSHDPYFIARDSNRKIISQHSWGSNLSSNTLLEFLVDWIEVHLSPNKLHAVGHRMVHGGPDFLEPTLITPDVLTRLRRLIPLAPLHQPRVLNVIDTLTERYPDLCQVVCFDTSFHQSNPYISRLYGIPGHLTEKGIVRYGFHGLSFEYVINELSEIAPKEARGKTIIAHLGSGASMCGLVNRRSVASTMGFSTLDGLVMGTRTGALDPGVILYLLQHEKMTVDELETLLYKESGLLGVSGISPDMRDLLTTGNPAAKTALDLFVYRVAREAGSLAAACKGLDTFVFTAGIGERSPEIRHAICKQIEWMGVEIDEEANQAGLICISKPESRVSVWIIPTFEELMIARHSARISAMYAIQP, encoded by the coding sequence ATGACGCACACCACGCCTGCCCCTGCCCTGCGTTATTTTGCTGTCATCAATGCCGGCTCTTCCAGCTACAAATTTTCCCTGTTTGAGGAAATGCGTGATGGCAGGCTGGAAAGGCACACCTTTGGTGAAATCGAGGGCGTCGGCAGCCATGACCCTTACTTTATTGCCAGAGACAGTAACCGCAAGATTATCAGCCAGCACAGCTGGGGCTCCAATCTTTCAAGCAATACCCTTCTTGAATTCCTGGTTGACTGGATTGAGGTACACCTGTCGCCAAACAAACTCCATGCGGTCGGGCACAGGATGGTGCACGGCGGGCCGGACTTTCTCGAACCGACACTGATCACGCCTGATGTGCTGACAAGGCTCAGACGACTGATCCCGCTGGCGCCGCTTCATCAGCCACGGGTCTTAAATGTCATCGATACCCTTACCGAGCGTTATCCCGATCTCTGTCAGGTTGTCTGCTTTGACACCTCTTTTCATCAGTCCAATCCCTATATTTCCCGCCTGTATGGCATTCCGGGCCACCTGACGGAAAAGGGTATCGTCCGTTACGGCTTTCACGGTCTTTCTTTTGAATACGTCATTAACGAATTAAGCGAAATTGCTCCCAAAGAAGCCCGCGGAAAAACGATCATTGCCCACCTGGGCAGCGGCGCAAGCATGTGCGGACTGGTTAATCGCAGAAGTGTCGCCAGCACAATGGGATTTTCCACCCTTGACGGACTTGTGATGGGTACCCGTACCGGCGCACTGGACCCGGGCGTTATCCTGTATCTGCTCCAGCATGAAAAAATGACGGTTGATGAACTGGAAACCCTGTTATACAAGGAATCCGGTCTCCTGGGGGTCTCAGGTATCAGTCCGGATATGCGGGACCTGCTGACAACGGGTAATCCAGCCGCAAAAACCGCACTGGATCTGTTTGTCTATCGCGTAGCACGTGAAGCCGGCTCGCTGGCAGCGGCATGCAAAGGGCTGGACACCTTCGTTTTCACAGCCGGCATTGGCGAACGTTCCCCCGAAATCCGGCATGCCATCTGTAAACAGATAGAGTGGATGGGGGTTGAAATTGATGAGGAAGCCAATCAGGCAGGGCTTATCTGCATCAGCAAACCGGAAAGCCGCGTGTCCGTCTGGATTATTCCGACGTTTGAGGAATTGATGATTGCCCGCCACAGTGCCCGCATCTCGGCCATGTACGCCATACAGCCATAG
- the tsaD gene encoding tRNA (adenosine(37)-N6)-threonylcarbamoyltransferase complex transferase subunit TsaD, with the protein MIVLGIETSCDETGVALYDTEKGLLSHTLYSQIALHAEYGGVVPELASRDHIRRIIPLLEQALDNAGITRSAIDAIAYTKGPGLAGALLVGASVACSLGMALGVPVMGIHHLEGHLLSPLLSSDPPEFPFIALLVSGGHTQLMRIDGVGRYTLLGETLDDAAGEAFDKSAKLLGLSYPGGPEVSLLAETGNAEKYRLPRPMLHSKDLNFSFSGLKTAVLTAVKDCGESLDMREKQDIARGLVDAIVDVLVAKCLSALKETGFNRLVIAGGVGANRQLRTALNDMARKKRFRVYYPEMEFCTDNGAMIAFAGAMRLLNEPGAAEKAYGFTVRPRWPLQELTGKA; encoded by the coding sequence ATGATTGTTCTGGGTATCGAAACTTCCTGCGATGAAACCGGTGTCGCCCTGTATGACACCGAAAAGGGATTGTTGTCGCATACACTTTATTCCCAGATTGCGCTGCATGCGGAATATGGCGGTGTGGTCCCCGAGCTGGCCTCGCGTGATCATATCCGCCGCATTATCCCCCTTCTTGAGCAGGCGCTGGATAATGCAGGTATTACCCGTTCAGCTATTGATGCTATTGCCTATACCAAGGGGCCGGGGCTTGCCGGGGCGTTACTGGTCGGGGCTTCGGTCGCCTGCAGTTTGGGTATGGCGCTGGGTGTGCCGGTGATGGGTATTCATCACCTGGAAGGGCACCTGTTATCCCCGCTGCTTTCATCTGATCCGCCGGAATTTCCTTTTATCGCGCTTCTGGTATCCGGTGGGCATACTCAACTGATGCGAATTGATGGTGTAGGGCGGTACACCCTTCTGGGGGAAACGCTGGATGATGCTGCGGGCGAGGCGTTTGACAAATCAGCCAAGCTGCTTGGGCTGTCTTATCCGGGCGGCCCGGAAGTATCGCTTCTTGCTGAAACAGGTAATGCGGAAAAATACCGGTTGCCACGCCCGATGCTGCATTCGAAAGACCTGAATTTCAGCTTTTCCGGATTGAAGACGGCCGTACTGACGGCGGTTAAAGATTGTGGTGAATCGCTCGATATGCGGGAAAAACAGGATATTGCCCGCGGCCTGGTGGATGCCATCGTGGATGTTCTGGTAGCCAAGTGCCTGTCTGCGCTCAAGGAGACAGGATTTAACCGGCTGGTGATCGCAGGGGGCGTGGGGGCTAACAGGCAGTTGCGTACCGCATTAAATGACATGGCCAGGAAAAAACGGTTTCGTGTTTATTATCCGGAAATGGAATTCTGCACAGATAATGGCGCCATGATTGCTTTTGCCGGTGCGATGCGTCTTTTAAATGAGCCTGGTGCGGCTGAAAAGGCGTATGGCTTTACCGTCCGTCCCCGGTGGCCCTTGCAGGAGCTGACCGGCAAAGCCTGA
- a CDS encoding MarR family winged helix-turn-helix transcriptional regulator has translation MKKTDTTNRQVSMPFLFSLFQVAHLYRTLLGKFMSSYGKPGATALPVLVMAYRHHDVRPGELADALGRDPSSVVRITDLLVKNGLAEREEDQQDRRAKKLRLTSLGRRMVEQMEIMLNESVSPGLGEITDQQLLHCMQVLNSLKQGGKASGLL, from the coding sequence ATGAAAAAAACAGATACCACGAATCGTCAAGTCAGCATGCCTTTTTTGTTTTCTTTATTCCAGGTCGCGCATTTATACAGAACGCTGCTCGGCAAGTTTATGTCTTCTTATGGAAAACCGGGTGCTACCGCCTTGCCTGTCCTCGTGATGGCCTATCGGCATCATGATGTTCGTCCGGGTGAGTTGGCGGATGCATTGGGTCGGGATCCATCCTCCGTTGTGAGGATTACCGATTTGCTCGTGAAAAATGGACTGGCCGAAAGAGAAGAGGATCAACAGGACAGAAGAGCCAAGAAATTGCGTCTCACCAGTCTGGGCAGAAGGATGGTGGAACAGATGGAAATCATGCTGAATGAGTCCGTATCACCTGGGTTGGGCGAAATCACCGATCAGCAGCTACTTCATTGCATGCAGGTTTTGAATTCGTTGAAACAGGGTGGGAAAGCTTCCGGCTTACTGTAA
- a CDS encoding efflux transporter outer membrane subunit, with the protein MNDKSKLPHFIRCVIPVLVASALAGCSLAPEYIRPEAPVAPTYTAAEKPADQAVEVALPEWKAFFRDETMQRVIEIAIENNRDLKVAILNIEKTRAQYRIQRADLLPTINASTGGTSQRLPAEFNSRGVEGVSRQYTASLGFSAFELDLFGRVRNLTEQALETFHSVEADAKSARLSLVAETAGMYLQLVADREIHDLTAATLKNREENLELVEKKFAAGVASDLDVSQAQTLVEEARTSLAVLATKVGQDENYLVLLMGSPLPKDLPEVRKLSEIVALQDIPEGLPSSLLENRPDIQAAEHLLKGTNANIGAARANFFPTISLTAGLGRMSSDYSNLFDAGGRHWVFSPQLVVPIFDTGRNIARLEMSEAERDMAVARYEKTIQVAFREVADALVQRENMQIQLKSQESLVASTGRSYQHASVRYEAGVASYINVLDAQRTLYAAQSSLIGTRLLRESNALALYKALGGGWS; encoded by the coding sequence ATGAATGATAAAAGTAAACTCCCGCACTTTATCAGATGTGTGATACCGGTTCTTGTTGCGTCGGCACTGGCAGGGTGTTCTCTGGCACCCGAATATATCCGGCCAGAGGCACCGGTTGCACCAACCTATACCGCAGCAGAAAAACCGGCAGACCAGGCTGTTGAGGTCGCATTACCTGAGTGGAAAGCTTTTTTCAGGGATGAAACCATGCAGCGCGTTATTGAAATCGCCATCGAAAACAACCGTGACCTGAAGGTGGCGATACTCAATATCGAAAAGACGAGGGCGCAATACCGCATACAGCGTGCAGATCTGTTGCCAACCATTAATGCCAGCACAGGAGGAACATCCCAGCGCCTCCCCGCAGAATTCAACAGCCGGGGAGTAGAGGGGGTCTCGCGCCAATATACCGCTTCATTGGGATTCAGTGCTTTCGAACTCGATTTGTTCGGGCGGGTGCGCAACCTGACGGAACAGGCGCTGGAAACCTTTCATTCCGTTGAGGCGGATGCGAAATCAGCCCGCCTCAGCCTGGTGGCAGAAACAGCAGGCATGTACCTGCAACTGGTTGCTGACAGGGAAATCCATGATTTGACAGCGGCCACGCTGAAAAATCGCGAGGAAAACCTCGAACTGGTTGAGAAAAAATTTGCCGCTGGCGTGGCATCCGACCTGGATGTCAGCCAGGCGCAAACGCTGGTGGAAGAAGCGCGCACCAGTCTGGCCGTGCTGGCAACCAAGGTGGGGCAGGATGAAAATTATCTCGTGCTTCTGATGGGTTCACCCCTGCCGAAAGACCTGCCCGAAGTGAGGAAACTGTCAGAGATTGTCGCCTTGCAGGATATCCCGGAAGGGCTCCCTTCCTCGCTGCTAGAAAACCGCCCGGATATACAGGCGGCTGAGCATTTGCTCAAAGGGACCAATGCCAATATCGGAGCAGCCCGCGCCAACTTTTTCCCCACGATCAGCCTGACAGCAGGGCTGGGACGGATGAGTTCTGACTATAGCAATCTGTTTGACGCCGGCGGCAGGCACTGGGTATTCAGTCCGCAACTGGTTGTGCCCATTTTTGATACAGGAAGAAATATTGCACGACTGGAAATGTCCGAAGCCGAGCGTGACATGGCGGTTGCCCGTTATGAGAAAACCATACAGGTGGCTTTCAGAGAAGTGGCCGATGCGCTTGTCCAGCGGGAAAACATGCAGATACAGCTCAAATCGCAGGAGTCACTGGTGGCATCCACAGGCAGAAGTTACCAGCATGCTTCCGTACGGTATGAGGCAGGTGTTGCGAGTTATATCAATGTGCTTGATGCGCAGCGAACCCTTTATGCCGCACAAAGCAGCCTGATTGGAACGCGGCTTTTGCGGGAGTCCAATGCGCTTGCCCTGTACAAGGCGCTGGGCGGGGGGTGGAGCTGA
- a CDS encoding efflux RND transporter permease subunit, which produces MAKFFIDRPIFAWVIAIIIMLAGALSISTLPVAQYPAIAAPEIAVTATYPGASAKTIEDTVTQVIEQQMKGIDNLIYMYSNSDSSGQATVNFAFKAGTDIDIAQVQVQNKLQLAQPLLPEEVQRQGISVTKSVKNYMHAIAFISEDGSMDESDIADYIASNIQDIVGRLPGVGDTTLFGAQYAMRIWLDPIKMDQYRLNPSDVISIVKQQNMQVTGGQIGMGPAPEGQQLNVTINAASRLKSVKEFEDIFVRTNPDGSNLYLRDIARMELNNEIFKARSRFNGKPSAGLAIKLASGANALETAAGIKKELDSLSRFYPTGFKHVYAYDTTPFVKLSISSVFHTLAEAIVLVFLVMFLFMQNFRATLIPTIAIPVVLLGTFGVLAAAGFSINSLTMFGMVLAIGLLVDDAIVVVENVERIMHEEGVGPKEAAKKSMEQITGALVGVAMVIAAVFVPMAFLGGSTGVIFRQFSITIVTAMTLSVIVAMILTPALCATMLPEKMPHRTTGFFGWFNRWFDKVSIRYQSQVGRIVKRPAKCLFGFAVGLVLIAFMFIRLPSGFIPEEDQGLVFVEVQLPAGGTFERTLDVLEQVEQHFQTEEKGLVKSVLAVSGVSFSGNSQNAGLAFVMLEDWSKRKDKSQRAAAIAERASEKFSRIPEAAVYVYTPPAVIELGSASGFDFEIIDRAGQGHAALMNARNELLEKAAKHPDLAAVRPNGLDDVDEYVLDIDIAKAGAQSLSKEEINNALAVYWGSYYVNDFMDKGRTKKVFMQAEAPYRTQASDIGRYRIRNELGEMVPFSSFISMHMEPASPRLERYGGLPSIEILGQPAPGKSTGAAMRAMEELGRELPPGFDFDWTGISYQEKMSGSQAPMLYAISLLVVFLCLAALYESWSIPLSVLLVVPTGIIGSLLGVWARGMNNDVYFQIGLLTIIGLSAKNSILIVEFAKDLHEKGASLYDATVQAVRMRLRPIIMTSLAFILGVVPLMISNSAGSGGQNALGTAVVCGMTAATSLGIYFTPIFYMIVTNFFVSRKKAAEKAKTEQEALPIEEGDEDE; this is translated from the coding sequence ATGGCAAAATTCTTTATTGATCGCCCTATCTTTGCCTGGGTGATTGCCATCATCATTATGCTGGCAGGAGCACTTTCCATCTCTACACTGCCCGTAGCCCAATACCCCGCGATTGCCGCGCCGGAAATTGCGGTGACAGCAACTTATCCGGGTGCATCGGCAAAAACGATTGAGGATACGGTAACCCAGGTGATCGAGCAGCAGATGAAGGGAATCGACAACCTGATCTATATGTACTCCAACAGTGATTCATCGGGGCAGGCGACGGTCAATTTTGCCTTCAAGGCCGGAACGGATATCGATATTGCACAGGTACAGGTTCAGAACAAGCTGCAGCTTGCACAGCCGCTTCTTCCCGAAGAAGTGCAACGCCAGGGTATTTCCGTCACCAAATCCGTCAAGAACTACATGCATGCAATTGCCTTCATTTCTGAAGACGGAAGCATGGATGAGTCGGATATTGCCGACTATATCGCATCCAACATTCAGGATATCGTTGGCCGCCTTCCCGGGGTAGGTGATACCACGCTTTTTGGCGCGCAGTATGCGATGCGTATATGGCTGGATCCGATAAAGATGGATCAGTACAGACTGAATCCCTCTGATGTCATCTCAATCGTTAAGCAACAGAACATGCAGGTAACCGGAGGGCAGATCGGAATGGGGCCTGCTCCGGAAGGGCAGCAACTGAATGTGACGATCAATGCGGCATCCCGGCTCAAGAGTGTGAAGGAATTTGAGGATATCTTTGTCAGGACCAATCCGGACGGATCCAACCTGTACCTCAGGGATATCGCCCGGATGGAACTGAATAATGAAATATTCAAGGCGCGCTCCCGGTTCAACGGAAAGCCGTCTGCAGGGCTGGCAATCAAACTGGCATCCGGCGCCAATGCACTGGAAACAGCTGCTGGTATCAAAAAGGAACTGGATTCACTTTCGCGTTTTTACCCGACCGGATTCAAACATGTTTATGCCTATGACACAACACCGTTTGTAAAGCTTTCCATCTCCTCTGTTTTTCACACGCTGGCGGAAGCGATTGTCCTGGTGTTTCTTGTGATGTTCCTGTTCATGCAGAATTTCAGGGCAACTCTTATCCCGACGATTGCGATTCCGGTGGTGCTCCTGGGCACATTCGGCGTACTGGCTGCGGCAGGGTTTTCCATCAATTCGCTCACCATGTTTGGCATGGTGCTGGCGATCGGCCTTCTGGTTGATGATGCCATTGTCGTGGTGGAAAACGTCGAGCGGATCATGCATGAAGAAGGAGTCGGTCCCAAAGAGGCAGCCAAAAAGTCCATGGAACAGATTACCGGTGCGCTGGTCGGTGTTGCCATGGTAATTGCTGCTGTTTTTGTTCCCATGGCTTTCCTGGGGGGCTCAACCGGCGTGATTTTCCGGCAGTTTTCCATCACGATTGTCACCGCCATGACCCTCTCTGTCATTGTGGCCATGATCCTGACACCGGCGCTTTGCGCCACCATGTTGCCCGAAAAAATGCCTCACAGAACAACCGGGTTTTTCGGGTGGTTCAATCGCTGGTTTGACAAGGTGAGTATCAGGTATCAGAGCCAGGTGGGGCGCATCGTCAAGCGCCCGGCAAAATGTCTGTTCGGGTTTGCCGTCGGATTAGTGCTCATTGCTTTCATGTTCATACGCCTGCCATCAGGTTTTATTCCGGAAGAAGACCAGGGACTGGTTTTCGTGGAGGTTCAATTACCTGCCGGCGGGACGTTTGAGCGAACCCTGGATGTCCTTGAGCAGGTAGAGCAGCATTTCCAGACAGAAGAAAAAGGTCTTGTCAAAAGCGTGCTTGCGGTTTCCGGTGTCAGCTTTAGCGGAAACAGCCAAAATGCCGGTTTGGCCTTTGTGATGCTGGAAGACTGGTCAAAACGCAAGGACAAGAGCCAGAGAGCCGCTGCCATAGCCGAGCGTGCTTCGGAAAAATTTTCCCGGATACCAGAGGCGGCTGTTTATGTTTACACACCCCCGGCCGTTATCGAGCTGGGCAGCGCTTCCGGTTTTGACTTCGAGATCATTGACAGGGCGGGGCAGGGGCATGCCGCCCTGATGAATGCCAGAAACGAACTGCTGGAAAAGGCGGCGAAACACCCGGACCTGGCGGCAGTCCGCCCTAACGGGTTGGATGATGTGGATGAGTATGTCCTGGATATTGATATAGCCAAGGCGGGCGCCCAGAGTCTTTCCAAAGAGGAAATCAACAATGCCCTTGCGGTTTATTGGGGAAGTTACTATGTCAATGATTTCATGGACAAGGGGCGGACCAAAAAAGTCTTCATGCAGGCAGAAGCGCCTTACCGCACACAGGCAAGTGATATCGGCAGATACCGTATCCGCAATGAGCTGGGCGAGATGGTACCGTTTTCTTCCTTTATTTCCATGCATATGGAACCGGCGTCCCCCCGCCTGGAAAGATACGGCGGTCTGCCTTCCATCGAAATTCTGGGCCAGCCAGCTCCGGGCAAGAGTACTGGCGCTGCCATGCGTGCCATGGAAGAGCTGGGAAGGGAGCTGCCGCCGGGATTTGATTTTGACTGGACGGGGATTTCCTACCAGGAAAAAATGTCCGGTTCCCAGGCCCCTATGCTGTATGCCATTTCCCTCCTGGTTGTCTTTCTGTGTCTTGCTGCCTTGTACGAAAGCTGGTCTATTCCCCTTTCCGTACTGCTGGTTGTTCCGACAGGGATAATCGGGTCGCTTTTAGGGGTATGGGCCCGCGGGATGAACAACGATGTGTACTTCCAGATCGGGTTGCTGACGATTATCGGTCTTTCTGCCAAAAATTCCATCCTGATAGTGGAGTTTGCCAAAGATCTGCATGAAAAGGGCGCATCTCTTTACGATGCGACAGTCCAGGCTGTCAGGATGCGCCTGCGTCCCATCATCATGACGTCACTGGCTTTCATTTTAGGTGTGGTGCCGCTCATGATCAGCAATTCGGCGGGTTCGGGTGGTCAGAATGCGCTGGGTACGGCGGTTGTCTGTGGGATGACGGCGGCAACCAGCCTGGGCATTTACTTCACGCCGATCTTTTACATGATTGTGACCAATTTCTTCGTCTCACGCAAAAAAGCGGCTGAAAAAGCAAAAACCGAGCAGGAGGCATTGCCAATTGAAGAAGGAGACGAAGATGAATGA
- a CDS encoding efflux RND transporter periplasmic adaptor subunit: MKILLKKTGVILGCLVVCMASLSGCSEDAPQKENPAVRYMIARPESVLLTTELPGRVSALMVSEVRPQVGGIIQTRLFEEGSDVKAGQVLYQIDPALFQATYNNAKAELSKAQANVVAARLLAERYAKIVDINAVSKQEYDDAVAAYGQAKGSVEAARQALETARINLGYTRITAPVSGRIGRSFVTPGALVTQNQPDPLSTIQQLKHVYVDVTQSSSELLKLRRAFAHGQLQSSGQTAAKVRLVLEDGSPYAKSASVAEGGSEPEWIEGNLEFSDVTIEQSTGVVNVRATFENPEKILLPGMYVRAVIEEGVRENAILVPQKTVTRDTKGRTLVHVLNKSQPAAFVAEAAKTALGESEFYVDTRYVTVDRDFRGQWLLMDGLQDGDRVLVDGLQKARPGQVVSGVVLDAGKASSASEEQNG, translated from the coding sequence ATGAAAATCTTGCTGAAAAAAACCGGTGTTATTCTGGGATGCCTGGTTGTCTGTATGGCTTCTCTGAGCGGCTGTTCAGAGGACGCGCCACAGAAGGAAAACCCTGCTGTCAGGTATATGATCGCCAGGCCGGAAAGCGTATTGTTGACGACAGAGTTGCCGGGACGGGTTTCCGCACTCATGGTTTCAGAAGTCCGCCCCCAGGTAGGCGGCATTATCCAGACGCGTCTTTTCGAAGAAGGAAGTGATGTCAAAGCAGGACAGGTTTTGTACCAGATTGATCCGGCCTTGTTCCAGGCAACCTACAACAATGCCAAAGCCGAACTCTCCAAAGCTCAAGCCAATGTAGTCGCTGCCCGACTGCTTGCTGAACGATATGCAAAGATTGTTGATATCAACGCTGTCAGCAAACAGGAATACGATGATGCTGTAGCAGCATACGGGCAGGCGAAAGGCAGTGTTGAGGCCGCACGACAGGCACTGGAAACGGCCCGGATCAATCTTGGTTACACCAGAATCACAGCTCCCGTATCCGGAAGGATCGGGCGTTCGTTCGTCACACCGGGAGCGCTGGTGACACAAAATCAGCCTGATCCGCTGTCCACCATCCAGCAGTTAAAGCATGTCTATGTTGATGTGACACAGTCCAGCAGTGAACTCCTGAAGTTACGCCGTGCCTTTGCCCATGGCCAGCTCCAGTCAAGCGGACAGACGGCGGCCAAAGTCAGGCTGGTGCTGGAAGACGGAAGTCCTTATGCGAAAAGCGCGTCGGTTGCAGAAGGTGGCAGTGAGCCGGAATGGATTGAAGGGAATCTCGAATTTTCTGATGTAACCATTGAACAAAGTACCGGTGTTGTGAATGTACGCGCCACTTTTGAAAACCCGGAAAAAATTCTTTTACCTGGCATGTACGTCAGGGCAGTTATTGAAGAAGGTGTACGGGAAAATGCCATCCTTGTTCCGCAAAAGACGGTTACACGTGACACCAAGGGGCGCACCCTGGTCCATGTTCTGAACAAATCCCAACCGGCGGCATTTGTCGCTGAAGCTGCAAAAACAGCGCTGGGAGAAAGCGAGTTTTATGTCGATACCCGGTATGTGACGGTTGACCGTGATTTCAGGGGACAGTGGCTCTTGATGGATGGCCTGCAGGACGGGGACAGGGTATTGGTGGATGGTCTGCAGAAAGCCCGTCCGGGGCAGGTGGTTTCAGGTGTCGTCCTGGATGCAGGAAAAGCCTCCTCAGCAAGCGAAGAACAGAACGGGTAA
- a CDS encoding LysR family transcriptional regulator, whose amino-acid sequence MIEILNDMPLFVEVARQKSFTAAADILDIPLSTVSRRVGAMEKKLGVPLLLRNSRNVELTEHGRVFFEHCEYIVSNALNACDSLVQDMHEPAGLVRFSAHLDSYYLLFPCLDTFAASWPKIQLQIRLVDRWSDLISEPFDLEFRLGKLPDSSLRVRKIGNLEHALYVSPKLLEIHAHPETPEDLFRFPCIVSSPPGNEWTFEQGNAKRILNIKPKLILNSISIALDFAIAGHGVINMPQSLAYRYERAGSLVRLLPDWKMTETEVNIVMPNHETPRRVRLFIDHLVAFMNQIELDIKADMEK is encoded by the coding sequence ATGATAGAGATACTGAACGATATGCCGTTATTTGTTGAAGTGGCACGGCAGAAAAGTTTTACTGCAGCAGCAGACATTCTGGATATTCCCCTTTCAACGGTATCCAGAAGAGTCGGTGCCATGGAAAAAAAACTGGGTGTGCCGCTTCTTTTGCGTAATTCCCGTAATGTTGAACTGACGGAACATGGTCGCGTTTTTTTCGAGCATTGCGAATACATTGTCAGCAATGCGCTGAATGCCTGTGATTCGCTGGTTCAGGATATGCATGAACCGGCAGGTCTGGTGCGCTTTTCAGCACATCTTGACAGCTATTACCTGCTGTTTCCCTGCCTGGATACGTTTGCTGCCTCATGGCCAAAGATCCAGTTGCAGATCCGGCTTGTTGACCGGTGGTCTGATCTGATCAGTGAACCTTTTGACCTGGAGTTCAGGCTGGGGAAGCTGCCGGACTCATCTCTCAGGGTACGGAAAATTGGTAATCTGGAACATGCTCTGTATGTCTCTCCCAAACTGCTGGAGATTCATGCGCATCCTGAAACACCCGAGGATTTGTTCCGGTTTCCCTGCATTGTGTCTTCCCCTCCTGGAAATGAATGGACTTTTGAACAGGGTAATGCAAAAAGAATATTAAATATCAAGCCAAAGCTCATTCTGAACAGCATTTCAATTGCCCTGGATTTTGCGATTGCCGGACATGGAGTTATCAATATGCCTCAATCCCTGGCCTATCGGTATGAAAGGGCAGGCAGTCTGGTCAGGCTGCTTCCTGACTGGAAAATGACAGAAACCGAAGTCAATATTGTGATGCCCAATCATGAAACACCCCGACGCGTTCGCCTGTTCATTGATCATCTGGTGGCGTTTATGAACCAGATTGAGTTGGACATTAAGGCTGATATGGAAAAGTAA
- a CDS encoding serine hydrolase domain-containing protein — MRRILSLLLCTLLVVPFTLPASAKAPVPAIKSQPGFATLTKAVDQTIDKNIKEGRIAGTVVLVSYDGQLVYHRAAGLADPEKKMPMKEDSLFRLASVSKAFTSMAAGALLEKGKLKLDDPVSKWLPDFKPKTADGKQPVVTVRHLMTHTAGLDYGFFQPKDGPYRKAGVSDGLERSDIALDENIRRIASAPLLFEPGSAWHYSLAIDVLGGVVAKANGTSFPQAMADLVTIPLGMKDTVFYVQEKDRARMTAPYYLDREGKLARMNDRDADVPMGEGSIHFSPDRPYDTKSWPSGGAGLTGTAPDLIILLETIRKGGAPIISDGLMKQMCANQTGKLTVMPGTAYGLGWAVLTDPDAAKSPQSAGTLFWSGVYGHNWFTDPAKKLSVVILTTTTLDSLESHGLATDVRDAIYTSLPK; from the coding sequence ATGCGACGTATTCTGAGTCTGCTTCTCTGCACACTTTTGGTTGTTCCCTTTACGCTGCCAGCCAGCGCAAAGGCTCCGGTTCCCGCGATAAAATCCCAGCCCGGCTTTGCTACCCTGACAAAAGCCGTCGACCAGACTATCGATAAAAACATCAAGGAAGGCCGGATTGCCGGAACCGTTGTCCTGGTTTCGTATGATGGCCAACTGGTCTACCATCGTGCTGCCGGTTTGGCCGATCCGGAAAAGAAAATGCCCATGAAAGAGGATTCCCTTTTCAGGCTGGCATCTGTCAGCAAGGCCTTTACCAGCATGGCTGCCGGCGCACTGCTGGAAAAGGGCAAACTGAAGCTGGATGATCCTGTCTCAAAATGGCTGCCGGACTTCAAACCCAAAACCGCTGACGGCAAACAGCCGGTAGTAACGGTCAGGCACCTGATGACCCATACAGCGGGGCTTGATTATGGCTTCTTCCAGCCGAAAGACGGGCCTTATCGCAAAGCGGGTGTATCTGACGGCCTTGAGCGCTCGGATATTGCACTGGATGAAAATATCCGTCGCATTGCGTCCGCCCCTCTGCTGTTTGAACCGGGCTCCGCATGGCACTATTCACTGGCGATCGATGTGCTGGGCGGTGTAGTCGCCAAAGCAAATGGCACTTCATTCCCTCAGGCGATGGCTGATCTCGTTACCATACCGCTCGGTATGAAAGACACGGTATTTTATGTTCAGGAAAAAGACAGGGCCAGAATGACCGCACCGTACTATCTGGACAGAGAAGGCAAACTTGCCCGCATGAATGACCGTGATGCTGATGTTCCTATGGGAGAAGGCTCCATTCATTTTTCACCCGACCGCCCCTATGACACCAAATCATGGCCTTCCGGTGGCGCCGGCCTGACCGGGACCGCACCTGACCTGATAATCCTTCTGGAAACCATCCGCAAAGGCGGAGCACCGATCATCAGTGATGGTCTCATGAAACAGATGTGCGCCAACCAGACCGGCAAACTGACCGTCATGCCGGGTACGGCTTACGGTCTGGGCTGGGCCGTTCTGACTGATCCGGATGCGGCAAAAAGCCCACAATCTGCCGGCACCCTCTTCTGGTCAGGTGTATATGGCCACAACTGGTTTACTGACCCGGCGAAAAAACTGTCTGTGGTCATCCTGACCACAACGACGCTTGACAGCCTCGAATCCCACGGCCTGGCCACTGATGTGCGTGATGCCATCTATACCAGCCTGCCAAAATAA